From the Candidatus Peribacteria bacterium genome, one window contains:
- a CDS encoding DUF2975 domain-containing protein — protein MKRVSTLFLKSVLIFIALVVSVGCYFAFPNIWNGLPAEWPNIPAALLYPGLISFDLSLIPFLIALYQAFRLLQFIDTNNAFSDRSIGALRNIKYCAISMSVLYWITMPLMFAVAELDDAPGLILMWATFASAPLVIATFAAVLQKLVQSAIDMKTEIDLTV, from the coding sequence ATCAAACGCGTTTCCACACTCTTTCTGAAGTCCGTTCTCATCTTCATTGCACTGGTTGTCAGTGTCGGATGTTACTTTGCATTCCCGAATATCTGGAATGGACTGCCGGCAGAGTGGCCCAATATTCCTGCAGCGCTGCTCTACCCGGGGCTCATCAGTTTTGACCTCTCACTGATTCCATTTTTGATCGCGCTGTATCAGGCGTTCAGACTTCTTCAGTTCATTGATACGAATAATGCTTTTTCTGATCGATCCATTGGTGCGCTGAGAAACATAAAATACTGCGCCATCAGTATGAGCGTGCTGTACTGGATCACGATGCCGTTGATGTTTGCCGTTGCCGAACTGGATGATGCACCTGGTCTTATTCTCATGTGGGCTACGTTTGCATCTGCACCGCTTGTCATCGCAACCTTTGCCGCAGTGCTTCAGAAGCTTGTGCAGAGTGCCATCGATATGAAAACCGAAATTGATTTAACCGTCTAA
- a CDS encoding helix-turn-helix transcriptional regulator, with protein MPILINLDVLLAKRKMSVTELSEKVGITMANISILKNGKAKAIRWSTLESICKALECQPGDILEYKADKK; from the coding sequence ATGCCCATCCTCATCAACCTCGACGTCCTGCTGGCCAAGCGCAAAATGAGCGTGACCGAACTCTCGGAAAAAGTCGGGATCACCATGGCCAATATTTCGATTCTGAAAAACGGAAAAGCCAAAGCAATCCGCTGGTCCACACTCGAATCTATTTGCAAGGCACTCGAATGTCAGCCCGGCGATATTCTGGAATATAAAGCGGATAAAAAATAA